Proteins encoded by one window of Halorussus salinus:
- a CDS encoding alpha/beta hydrolase, whose product MTEPLRTELDPETEEVIADIESAGVPEWSAMSVASARRVEDEVFSGGDPPEVGFVRDLSIPGPDSAGAPDAPAGDPDGEIPIRVYRHAEPGEDDDSGGDTDPAPVLVYYHGGGWVLGTLDSIDGVCRRLARRGECVVVSVDYRLAPEHPFPAAVDDADAALRWVADHAPSFGGDSERIAVGGTSAGGNLAAVTALRARDARRDPERDDPPDLARQFLLYPITDYAFDTDSYAENGDGPLLTEEDMRWFWDRYLRSEVDGANPYASPVRAPDLADLPPATVVTCGFDPLRDEGVAYADRLAGAGVEVRHDHHPDQPHGFLSTSESVAAADAALDDIADELRSL is encoded by the coding sequence ATGACCGAACCCCTGCGAACCGAGTTGGACCCCGAGACCGAGGAGGTAATCGCGGACATCGAATCCGCGGGCGTGCCCGAGTGGTCGGCCATGTCGGTCGCGTCGGCCCGGCGCGTCGAGGACGAGGTGTTCTCGGGCGGCGACCCGCCGGAGGTCGGCTTCGTCCGGGACCTGTCGATTCCCGGCCCCGACTCGGCGGGCGCTCCGGACGCCCCGGCGGGCGACCCCGACGGAGAAATTCCGATTCGAGTCTACCGGCACGCGGAACCCGGCGAAGACGATGACTCCGGCGGAGACACCGACCCCGCGCCGGTACTCGTCTACTACCACGGCGGCGGGTGGGTGCTGGGCACGCTCGACTCCATCGACGGGGTGTGCCGCCGTCTCGCCCGGCGCGGGGAGTGCGTCGTCGTCTCGGTCGATTACCGACTCGCGCCCGAACACCCCTTCCCCGCCGCGGTGGACGACGCCGACGCCGCGCTCCGGTGGGTCGCCGACCACGCCCCGTCGTTCGGCGGCGACTCCGAGCGAATCGCTGTCGGCGGCACCAGCGCGGGCGGGAATCTGGCCGCCGTGACCGCCCTGCGAGCGAGGGACGCGCGACGGGACCCCGAGCGCGACGACCCGCCGGACCTCGCGCGCCAGTTCCTCCTGTACCCCATCACCGACTACGCCTTCGACACCGACTCGTACGCCGAGAACGGCGACGGCCCGCTCCTGACCGAGGAGGACATGCGCTGGTTCTGGGACCGCTACCTCCGGAGCGAGGTGGACGGCGCGAACCCCTACGCTTCGCCGGTTCGCGCGCCCGACCTCGCCGACCTCCCGCCCGCGACGGTCGTGACCTGCGGGTTCGACCCGCTCCGCGACGAGGGCGTGGCCTACGCCGACCGACTCGCGGGCGCTGGCGTCGAAGTTCGCCACGACCACCACCCCGACCAGCCCCACGGTTTCCTGAGTACGTCCGAGTCGGTGGCCGCGGCGGACGCCGCGCTGGACGACATCGCCGACGAGTTGCGGTCGCTGTAG